One window from the genome of Kluyveromyces marxianus DMKU3-1042 DNA, complete genome, chromosome 3 encodes:
- the RBG2 gene encoding Rbg2p, whose product MGVIDKIKAIEEEMARTQKNKATEHHLGLLKGKLARYRQQLLADEAGSGGSGGGSGFEVAKSGDARVVLIGYPSVGKSSLLGKITSTKSEIAHYAFTTLTSVPGVLKYQGAEIQIVDLPGIIYGASQGKGRGRQVVATARTADLILMVLDATKGAHQRESLEKELEAVGIRLNKEKPNIYFKKKETGGIKITFTAPSKSNLTEDAIKLILRDYRIHNADVLVRDDQCTIDDFIDTLNEQHRNYIKCLYVYNKIDAVSLEEVDRLAREPNTVVMSCEMDLGLTDVVDEIWYQLNLNRVYTKKRGIKPDFSDPLVVRNNSTVGDLCHSIHRDFKDKFKYALVWGSSAKHSPQKCGLNHKIHDEDVVSLFTK is encoded by the coding sequence ATGGGTGTTATAGATAAAATCAAGGCCATCGAGGAGGAGATGGCGCGTACGCAGAAGAATAAAGCCACCGAACATCATTTAGGTTTATTGAAAGGTAAGCTAGCTAGATATAGACAGCAGCTTTTGGCTGATGAGGCTGGCAGTGGTGGTTCTGGTGGTGGTTCTGGGTTTGAAGTTGCGAAATCCGGTGATGCTCGTGTGGTGTTAATTGGGTACCCTTCTGTTGGTAAATCTTCTTTGTTAGGTAAGATAACATCCACTAAATCTGAGATTGCTCACTACGCATTTACAACCTTGACTTCAGTTCCGGGTGTACTTAAGTATCAGGGTGCAGAGATTCAAATTGTGGATTTGCCAGGTATTATTTATGGTGCTTCCCAAGGTAAAGGTCGTGGTAGACAAGTGGTTGCTACAGCTAGAACTGCAGATTTGATTCTAATGGTCTTAGATGCTACCAAGGGTGCTCATCAAAGAGAGTCCTTGGAGAAGGAATTGGAGGCTGTTGGGATTCGTctaaacaaagaaaaaccaaatatttacttcaagaagaaagaaactgGAGGTATCAAGATAACATTCACAGCACCTTCTAAATCTAACTTGACAGAAGATGCCATAAAACTAATTTTGAGGGACTACAGAATTCATAACGCGGACGTTCTTGTACGTGATGATCAATGCACTATCGACGACTTCATTGATACTTTGAATGAACAACACAGAAATTACATCAAGTGTTTATACGTATACAACAAGATTGATGCGGTGTCACTAGAAGAAGTCGACAGACTAGCAAGAGAACCAAATACTGTTGTGATGTCTTGTGAAATGGATTTGGGTTTGACCGATGTCGTGGATGAAATTTGGTACCAATTGAACTTAAACCGTGTATATACAAAGAAGCGTGGTATCAAACCAGACTTCTCAGATCCTTTAGTGGTAAGGAATAACAGTACGGTGGGAGACCTTTGCCATAGTATACACAGAGACTTCAAGGATAAGTTCAAGTATGCTTTGGTATGGGGTTCATCCGCTAAACATTCGCCTCAAAAGTGTGGGTTAAACCATAAGATTCACGACGAGGACGTGGTGAGTTTATTCACCAAGTAA
- the PET130 gene encoding Pet130p produces MSKLIAVPTFGKTFIKVVEESKKPVKVNHAKLMSELAYGEYGTTMIKPNPFKVNKARADYDLKGVIGGVRNYQLMNRLDNLNSVVYRCPYFSLAFYPPEHFMGLAKKSTPAIHIHYKKPSFFLNANLRNGKSLEENIKFLQSNAFQDQRAKLDKKLGTSFLSLFPKDWAYIRVRVRKLLRPCFHDAWTEFRAPDGLYIYNINIFSDKNNEKEYQKHIRQSVEAVAKMDMKAFVRNKKGQNWVHFDNSRVNVSVLNRVLSLELAPFRYKRVP; encoded by the coding sequence ATGTCCAAATTAATCGCTGTTCCAACTTTTGGCAAAACATTTATCAAGGTAGTTGAAGAGAGTAAAAAGCCAGTGAAGGTAAACCATGCCAAGCTAATGTCAGAACTGGCCTACGGCGAATATGGCACAACAATGATAAAACCCAATCCTTTCAAGGTCAACAAGGCACGTGCGGATTATGACTTGAAGGGTGTTATAGGTGGAGTACGGAACTACCAGCTAATGAATCGATTAGATAATCTGAATTCTGTGGTTTATCGATGTCCGTACTTTTCACTTGCATTCTATCCTCCCGAGCACTTCATGGGATTGGCAAAAAAGAGCACCCCAGCTATACATATCCACTATAAGAAACCATCGTTTTTTTTGAATGCAAATCTTCGGAACGGGAAGTcacttgaagaaaacataaAGTTCTTGCAATCGAATGCATTTCAAGACCAAAGAGCCAAATTGGATAAAAAATTGGGCACTTCCTTCTTATCTTTGTTTCCCAAAGACTGGGCCTACATTCGTGTTAGAGTTAGGAAATTGTTAAGGCCATGTTTCCACGATGCCTGGACGGAATTCAGGGCACCTGATGGCCTCTACATATATAACATTAACATATTCTCTGATAAGAACAACGAGAAAGAGTACCAAAAACATATACGGCAAAGCGTTGAAGCAGTAGCAAAAATGGACATGAAAGCATTCGTTCGAAACAAGAAGGGCCAAAATTGGGTACATTTCGACAACAGCCGTGTAAATGTCAGCGTACTAAATCGCGTACTAAGCTTAGAATTGGCGCCCTTTCGTTACAAAAGAGTCCCGTGA
- the YIP1 gene encoding transporter YIP1 — translation MAYYQPSVPAVNPNNNANGNNGFFQPSQQYSFPQGSMAFGNDAQGSGMDFSGGKSNGTPANFSNEQLKPGLFNALSTSGYSYEPTLLEELGINFDHIIAKTKFVLVPFSYQGLSREIQDDSDLAGPIIFWLLFGILLLTAGKVHFGYIYGVALFGSISLHTLLKYMSDGAHQNQQQLQSQPGSSPNVTSSISYLRSASILGYAFLPLCFLALIGIFVGLNNTFGYIMGILTVMWSTWSSSGLFTVSLDLHNVRILIAYPLLIFYSVFALMAIFV, via the coding sequence ATGGCATACTATCAGCCCTCCGTTCCGGCGGTTAACCCAAACAATAATGCCAATGGAAACAATGGATTTTTCCAACCATCACAACAGTACTCATTCCCACAGGGGTCCATGGCCTTCGGTAACGACGCTCAGGGATCCGGTATGGACTTTTCTGGTGGAAAGTCTAATGGAACACCAGCGAACTTCTCCAATGAACAGTTGAAGCCCGGGCTATTTAATGCGTTATCCACCAGTGGATACTCATATGAACCCACTTTGTTAGAAGAATTGGGTATCAACTTCGATCACATCATTGCCAAGACCAAGTTTGTGCTTGTGCCATTTTCATATCAGGGCTTATCCAGAGAGATTCAAGACGACTCTGATTTGGCCGGACCTATAATATTTTGGTTGCTCTTCGGTATCTTGTTGCTTACCGCAGGGAAAGTGCATTTCGGTTACATCTATGGAGTTGCCTTGTTTGGCTCGATATCCCTTCATACGCTTCTAAAGTACATGAGTGATGGAGCACACCAAAATCAGCAGCAATTGCAATCGCAACCGGGTTCGTCGCCTAATGTAACCAGCAGCATCTCATACCTAAGAAGTGCCTCGATTCTAGGATATGCCTTCTTGCCATTATGTTTCCTGGCGCTAATTGGCATTTTCGTGGGTCTAAATAACACATTCGGTTACATCATGGGTATTCTAACGGTTATGTGGTCTACGTGGTCATCTTCTGGTCTTTTCACTGTTTCCTTAGATCTTCACAACGTCAGAATTCTAATAGCATACCCATTGTTGATTTTCTACAGTGTATTCGCACTTATGGCCATCTTTGTTTGA
- the PSD2 gene encoding phosphatidylserine decarboxylase 2 translates to MFNRSVLREKNLSWMEPKALAYSIGELQLSFKLVSNNNDDSDTLTSFHLWTMRLMNNLEYESLKSGMYRETVEDSLEFEDVLDEGDLLDVLKIDDDAVEDMDLDVGLPGETVSDDEEEDSDDYDDDDDDDEREEEDDDEEDEDDLILDNELLDPIGALYALDTMSISSGDSVKSTAASVCISETPSLYSLYSEDRGISGNLSALSEFHLYNRMETSPTGHHDSSPTYDSSPSLSQDMDALRDEDDKKLLSRRRKRIPQRKRSIHTFEVSKREHSMGIVLLTLNKIKDLPVYRKAVSKASYDMDPFVIITFGRRVFKSSYRKRTLNPEYDEVCAFEIYPDERHFEFRFEVVDKDSFSFHDKVASASISWADVIKKYSIGETLDLEMPLELRKPADNNKPVMSISFQFLPYADLKRRFWTQSLHSLTTQKSFDVVELGVLLEKVGQFTCNEINEFFYYFNKVPWSFETLSLNELVAYLENWTNNNRYSSPFNNIQTCPLCGNRVMKSRNSVKSKLNRENDLISHFAICQLKRNQSQRTFLTPSYVSVKSASRRWFSKILIKMTYGKYALGSNNANILVQDRDSGVIIEEKISAHVKLGIRIIYNGKGVKSRKFKNLLRKQTIKQGRKFDAPSSVRYIPSFIRFHSLDMSECLKTEYKTFNEFFYRKLKPGSREPESQNPGILLSPADCRATVFPTVHKAQEIWIKGRQFTLRKLLSGCPQQSQFTENLSSIAIFRLAPQDYHRFHSPCEGVIGKIHYISGEYYTVNPMAVRTKLDVFGENVRCVVPITSPVFGTILYIAVGAMMVGSIIFTCKEGDTISRGQEMGYFKFGGSTIILLIPHQKIIFDSDLIKNSDEMVETLLKVGMSVGHLPTEPEHPRIKRSVKNKEEFEKIKRTITVTDENVSALGSVPWEYNQLKNLSSD, encoded by the coding sequence ATGTTCAACAGGAGTGTTTTACGGGAGAAGAACTTGTCGTGGATGGAACCCAAGGCGCTTGCTTATAGCATCGGTGAGCTCCAACTATCGTTTAAGTTAGtttctaataataatgacGACTCCGACACATTGACCAGCTTCCATCTGTGGACCATGCGACTCATGAACAACTTGGAATACGAGAGCTTGAAGAGTGGTATGTATCGCGAAACGGTTGAAGACTCGCTTGAGTTCGAAGATGTGTTGGATGAAGGTGACCTCTTGGATGTTCTAAAAATCGATGATGACGCCGTTGAAGATATGGATTTGGACGTAGGTTTACCTGGAGAGACGGTGagcgatgatgaagaggaagacAGTGACgattatgatgatgatgacgatgatgatgaacgcgaagaagaggatgacGACGAGGAAGACGAGGACGATTTAATCCTTGATAACGAACTTTTGGACCCCATCGGGGCTTTGTACGCCCTTGATACAATGTCAATATCATCAGGTGATTCTGTAAAATCTACAGCAGCTTCAGTCTGTATCTCCGAAACGCCATCGCTGTATTCTCTGTACTCAGAGGATCGTGGGATCAGCGGCAACTTATCTGCATTGAGTGAGTTTCACCTTTACAATAGAATGGAGACCTCGCCAACTGGTCATCATGATTCCAGTCCAACGTATGATTCATCACCATCTCTATCCCAAGACATGGATGCATTGCGCGATGAGGACGATAAAAAGTTGCTAAGTAGaaggagaaagagaatCCCACAAAGAAAACGGTCCATTCATACGTTTGAGGTATCTAAAAGAGAGCATTCTATGGGTATTGTCTTGTTGACAttaaacaaaatcaaagacCTTCCCGTTTACAGAAAGGCAGTTTCCAAGGCTAGCTATGATATGGACCCCTTCGTTATTATCACTTTCGGGCGGAGGGTTTTCAAAAGCTCTTACAGAAAACGAACCCTGAACCCTGAATATGACGAGGTTTGTGCCTTTGAAATATACCCTGACGAAAGACACTTTGAATTTAGATTCGAAGTGGTTGATAAGGATTCCTTTTCATTCCATGACAAGGTGGCAAGTGCATCTATTTCTTGGGCAGATGTAATCAAAAAGTACAGCATTGGCGAAACGTTGGACTTGGAAATGCCTTTAGAATTGAGGAAGCCAGCAGATAACAACAAACCAGTCATGTCCATTAGTTTCCAATTTTTACCTTATGCAGATCTGAAGAGGCGTTTCTGGACTCAGTCATTGCATTCTTTAACAACGCAGAAGAGCTTTGACGTTGTGGAGCTTGGAGTTCTTTTAGAGAAGGTTGGTCAGTTCACTTGTAATGAGATAAATGAGTTCTTCTATTACTTCAACAAAGTTCCTTGGTCCTTTGAAACGCTTTCGCTTAACGAACTTGTTGCCTACCTAGAAAACTGgacaaataataataggTATTCTTCGCCATTCAACAATATACAAACCTGTCCGCTGTGCGGAAACAGAGTTATGAAATCCAGAAACTCCGTTAAGTCAAAATTAAACAGAGAAAACGACCTGATTTCTCACTTCGCTATATGTCAATTAAAGAGAAATCAAAGCCAACGTACTTTTTTGACACCATCTTATGTTTCAGTTAAATCTGcatcaagaagatggtTTTCGAAGATTCTTATCAAAATGACGTACGGTAAATATGCATTAGGTTCCAATAATGCCAATATTTTGGTTCAAGACAGAGATTCTGGAGTCATcatagaagaaaaaattagTGCTCATGTCAAACTCGGTATTCGCATAATATACAATGGGAAAGGTGTTAAATCaagaaagttcaaaaatttGCTAAGAAAACAGACTATAAAACAAGGAAGGAAATTTGATGCACCATCATCAGTACGTTACATTCCATCCTTTATCAGATTCCACTCTCTTGATATGAGTGAATGTTTGAAAACTGAATATAAAACATTCAATGAGTTCTTTTACAGGAAATTAAAACCCGGAAGCAGGGAGCCAGAATCACAGAACCCGGGTATTTTACTATCTCCAGCCGACTGTAGAGCAACCGTTTTCCCCACTGTTCATAAAGCTCAAGAAATATGGATAAAAGGTAGACAATTTACATTAAGAAAGCTCCTCTCCGGGTGCCCTCAACAGTCTCAATTTACTGAAAATTTGTCCAGCATTGCGATATTCAGACTTGCACCTCAAGATTATCATCGCTTCCATTCTCCTTGTGAAGGTGTTATTGGAAAGATTCATTACATTTCTGGTGAATACTATACAGTTAATCCGATGGCCGTCAGAACGAAACTTGATGTGTTTGGAGAGAATGTTCGTTGTGTAGTACCAATTACCTCACCAGTGTTCGGTACTATCCTATACATAGCGGTTGGAGCAATGATGGTGGGTTCCATCATTTTCACCTGTAAAGAAGGTGATACCATTTCAAGAGGACAGGAAATGGGTTACTTCAAATTTGGTGGTTCCACTATCATCCTCCTAATACCTCATCAAAAAATCATTTTCGATTCAGACCTTATTAAAAATTCCGATGAAATGGTTGAAACACTACTTAAGGTTGGTATGAGTGTCGGACACTTACCAACTGAGCCAGAACACCCAAGAATAAAGAGATCAGTAAAGAACAAGGAAGAGTTCgagaaaattaaaagaacCATCACGGTAACAGATGAAAATGTTTCGGCTTTAGGATCCGTCCCATGGGAGTATAACCAACTCAAAAACCTATCATCAGATTGA
- the MSM1 gene encoding methionine--tRNA ligase MSM1 — MRNQAVRAAESIIPALPKFHITTPIFYPNAKPHLGHLYSSLLCDVQYRWNKLLGKDCCFTTGTDEHGLKIQTAAQLNGYKDPKMFVDKLYTHFIDMDQKANIQYSRFIRTTDPDHIENVKTLWNICYEKGYIYKGNHEGWYSVSDETFYPDSKVLRVMKNGETIPFDGKIDPNAEYINTESRNQVTYQSELNYYFKLSAFQKPLIKLLRSNPGFIHPPSRHSQILKELESYDLKDLSISRPETRLKWGISVPNDETQKIYVWFDALCNYISSIGGIKAVLQNGESSPCMHKDRNSIQYAGLFWRNTEHLIGKDIAKFHTIYWPAFLMAAELPLPKRIVIHGHWLSGGVKMSKSLGNVVDPLEIIEHYEADTMRWYLLENSSIDNDGNFNEKNLWETREQLCSKFGNLINRCGGKKFNLRSGVISFANKPVNSMLEQLSSETRSAASALLETMENAPERIEECYKQYDISGAQKIIWNIVNAANSFVQNTEPWTKKDNDVERSAIIYTALDAARVATILSQPIIPTISANLLDRLDVSNDKKTLQYAQFGADDSYGNLTNKRFKEIPIQRIPYRLVTPNE, encoded by the coding sequence ATGAGGAACCAAGCTGTAAGAGCTGCGGAATCGATAATCCCAGCTTTGCCAAAGTTCCATATTACAACTCCGATTTTTTATCCTAATGCAAAACCTCATTTAGGTCATCTTTATTCAAGTTTGTTGTGTGATGTTCAATATAGATGGAATAAATTATTGGGCAAAGATTGTTGTTTTACTACTGGAACAGATGAGCATGGTctcaaaatacaaacagCTGCGCAGCTGAATGGTTACAAGGACCCAAAAATGTTTGTGGACAAGTTGTATACCCATTTTATTGATATGGATCAGAAGGCCAATATCCAATATTCGAGATTCATTAGAACAACAGACCCAGATCACATTGAAAATGTCAAAACTTTATGGAATATTTGCTACGAGAAGGGATATATCTATAAAGGCAATCATGAGGGCTGGTACTCTGTTTCAGATGAAACTTTCTATCCTGATTCAAAGGTTTTGAGAGTTATGAAAAATGGTGAAACCATTCCATTCGATGGGAAGATTGATCCAAATGCGGAATACATAAATACAGAATCCAGAAACCAAGTCACCTACCAATCTGAATTAAATTACTATTTCAAACTCTCTGCTTTCCAGAAACCGTTAATTAAACTGCTGAGATCCAATCCCGGCTTTATTCACCCTCCTTCAAGACATTCCCAAATTTTAAAGGAATTAGAATCTTATGATTTAAAAGACCTCTCCATATCGCGTCCAGAGACACGACTAAAATGGGGAATATCTGTCCCTAATGACGAGACACAAAAAATATACGTTTGGTTTGACGCTCTTTGTAATTATATCTCCTCCATAGGAGGTATTAAAGCAGTTTTACAAAATGGCGAATCATCACCCTGTATGCACAAAGATAgaaattcaattcaatacGCAGGATTATTTTGGCGGAATACCGAACATCTTATTGGAAAAGACATTGCCAAATTCCACACTATATATTGGCCAGCGTTTTTAATGGCTGCAGAATTACCGCTACCAAAGAGAATTGTAATTCATGGCCATTGGCTTTCTGGTGGTGTAAAGATGAGTAAGAGTCTCGGCAATGTGGTTGATCCATTAGAAATTATAGAACACTATGAAGCAGATACCATGAGATGGTATTTGTTAGAAAACTCTAGCATCGATAATGACGGTAATTTTAATGAAAAGAACCTTTGGGAAACCAGAGAACAACTTTGCTCCAAGTTTGGTAATTTGATCAATAGATGTGGTGGTAAAAAATTTAATCTAAGATCAGGTGTCATCTCATTCGCTAATAAACCTGTTAATTCTATGTTAGAACAGCTTTCCAGCGAAACTAGAAGCGCTGCTTCTGCTCTTTTAGAAACTATGGAGAATGCCCCGGAGAGAATTGAGGAATGCTATAAACAATATGACATTAGTGGAGCTCAAAAAATTATCTGGAATATAGTCAATGCTGCAAATAGCTTTGTACAGAATACAGAACCATGGACCAAGAAGGATAATGATGTGGAAAGAAGTGCCATAATTTATACTGCCTTAGATGCTGCTAGAGTTGCTACCATACTTTCACAACCTATAATACCAACTATATCAGCAAACTTACTGGATAGGCTTGATGTATCGAATGATAAAAAGACTTTACAATATGCCCAATTCGGAGCAGATGATTCCTACGGCAATCTCACAAATAAAagattcaaagaaataccaATTCAGAGAATACCTTATAGGTTAGTCACACCTAATGAATAA
- the POL31 gene encoding DNA-directed DNA polymerase delta subunit POL31 encodes MDSLLKSFSYVEISIENPSLASFYHTNHISHFTSQQRNEEGAQTVRSSLRVNHDRPNEYALDMKNRNYDMQFFKMYQYRLNVLRKRVQSCCEAKWDHDFKIQGKNVVKKSKVLDIRAGEPCWCIGTVYCEMKYKPNILQEVVEDTYGAPDLTKSYTDPNGTDEIMLDDESGRVILVGDLVKNTPFVSGTVIGILGMEADAGTFQVLDICYPKALPQKSLPSLKNTKVALISGINATPNSPVGSLRLQLLQDTLTGELDSNSDLAQCARCMIVGNSLSPGENRNDLPGSLKELTPFLSNILKSIPVDILPGENDPSDKSLPQQPLHKALFDDALNPFFEKENSDIFNTVTNPYWFDIAGLQLLATSGQQIDDIVKYIIPYYEETRTLKGDTIEHRLDLAEATLKWQNIAPTAPDTLWCYPYSESDPFILNEWPHVYIIGNQPQFGYRRVELEGGIEVMIISIPEFSSTGQFLTLDLETLTPQVHSIVV; translated from the coding sequence ATGGACTCACTATTGAAATCCTTTTCGTATGTTGAAATATCTATTGAAAATCCAAGTTTAGCTTCATTTTATCATACTAACCATATATCTCATTTTACTAGCcaacaaagaaatgaaGAGGGTGCACAAACGGTGCGAAGTTCTCTTCGAGTGAACCATGATAGACCTAATGAATATGCTTTGGATATGAAGAATAGGAACTATGATATGCAATTTTTTAAAATGTACCAATATCGATTAAATGTTCTCAGAAAGAGAGTACAGAGCTGCTGTGAAGCCAAATGGGATCATGATTTTAAAATCCAGGGCAAAAATGTCGTGAAGAAAAGTAAAGTACTAGATATTAGAGCAGGTGAGCCATGCTGGTGTATTGGTACTGTCTATTGTGAGATGAAATACAAGCCTAATATTCTCCAAgaggttgttgaagataCTTATGGAGCGCCAGATCTAACTAAGAGCTATACAGATCCTAACGGAACCGATGAGATTATGTTAGATGATGAAAGCGGGAGAGTTATTCTTGTAGGTGATTTGGTGAAGAATACGCCATTCGTTAGTGGGACGGTGATAGGAATTTTGGGAATGGAGGCCGACGCAGGAACATTTCAGGTTTTGGATATCTGTTATCCAAAAGCTTTACCTCAGAAGTCATTACCATCTCTCAAGAATACCAAAGTGGCACTTATATCTGGAATCAATGCTACCCCAAATAGCCCAGTTGGTTCATTAAGGTTGCAATTATTACAAGATACTCTAACAGGTGAGCTAGATTCTAATAGTGATTTGGCTCAATGTGCAAGATGTATGATTGTGGGAAATTCTTTAAGTCCAGGGGAGAACCGTAATGATCTTCCAGGATCTTTGAAAGAGCTGACGCCCTTCCTATCcaatatattgaaaagtattCCGGTCGATATCCTACCAGGAGAGAACGATCCAAGTGATAAAAGTTTGCCCCAACAACCTTTGCATAAAGCTCTATTCGATGATGCGTTAAATCCATTCTtcgagaaagaaaacagtgATATATTCAATACTGTGACAAACCCATACTGGTTTGATATTGCTGGTCTGCAGTTACTAGCGACTAGTGGGCAACAAATTGATGACATTGTTAAATACATAATTCCTTACTATGAGGAAACAAGAACTTTAAAGGGAGATACAATTGAGCATCGATTAGATCTAGCTGAAGCTACTCTAAAATGGCAGAATATAGCACCCACGGCTCCAGATACATTGTGGTGCTACCCATATTCAGAGTCTGATCCATTTATTTTAAATGAATGGCcacatgtatatataattgGAAATCAACCTCAATTTGGTTACAGAAGAGTTGAGCTTGAGGGTGGCATTGAGGTGATGATAATATCTATTCCTGAGTTCTCATCAACCGGGCAATTTTTAACATTGGACTTGGAAACATTGACACCACAAGTCCATAGCATTGTCGTTTAG